The Candidatus Hydrogenedentota bacterium genome has a window encoding:
- a CDS encoding glycosyltransferase family 4 protein, with product MEKLLNIGAPYIGLNGGDKERARFQLDALRAAYAVHNLLVARPAELSATMPAHEAAGPALGIPGAPGRGLRPASIYEPEASALPALLAKLKAERYPVAFFRYLGPTRLVAHVRRALPAARIVIDADMILSRIAQQAWRQDRRPGNRFFLFETFRVRRYEQWIFNEPHLFLMSNPDELAYVREHFVRAGARSRFALVPNVMPDVPARALPPAQEGPGGYLLFYGMLGSAVNRDAFRFLVAEIYARLHDALEAQDLRIRVVGRGLCDFHRDLVARHGCGRIELAGEAEDIGAEVAGALVCLAPLRMGSGTKTRVLEAAAYGTCVVTTPLGAEGLDFDADELIVEVTAEGIAGAVRGLLADPDARRARGERLRAKCVARYSRDAVGRQLLEAIAGA from the coding sequence ATGGAAAAATTGTTGAATATCGGGGCTCCCTACATCGGGTTGAACGGGGGCGACAAGGAACGGGCGCGTTTTCAGCTGGATGCGCTTCGGGCCGCGTATGCGGTGCACAATCTCCTGGTGGCGCGGCCGGCGGAACTGTCGGCCACGATGCCGGCGCACGAGGCGGCGGGTCCGGCGTTGGGGATTCCGGGGGCGCCTGGCCGTGGGCTTCGTCCCGCGTCGATCTATGAGCCGGAGGCATCCGCCTTGCCGGCGCTGCTGGCGAAGCTGAAGGCGGAGCGCTACCCGGTTGCGTTTTTTCGCTACCTGGGCCCGACGCGGCTGGTGGCGCATGTTCGGCGCGCGCTGCCGGCGGCGCGGATCGTGATTGACGCGGATATGATCCTGTCCCGGATTGCGCAACAGGCGTGGCGGCAGGACCGGCGCCCTGGCAACCGTTTTTTTCTTTTTGAGACGTTTCGTGTGCGCCGTTATGAGCAGTGGATATTCAACGAGCCGCACCTGTTTCTGATGTCGAATCCGGATGAGCTGGCGTATGTGCGGGAGCATTTTGTGCGGGCGGGCGCGCGATCGCGTTTCGCGCTTGTGCCGAATGTCATGCCGGATGTTCCGGCGCGTGCGTTGCCGCCGGCCCAGGAGGGCCCGGGGGGCTACCTGCTGTTTTACGGGATGCTGGGGTCGGCGGTGAACCGGGATGCATTCCGGTTTCTGGTGGCGGAGATTTACGCGCGACTTCACGATGCGCTGGAGGCGCAGGATCTCCGGATCCGGGTGGTCGGGCGTGGTCTTTGCGATTTTCACCGGGATCTGGTGGCGCGCCACGGTTGCGGCCGGATCGAACTTGCGGGGGAGGCGGAGGATATCGGTGCGGAGGTTGCGGGGGCGCTGGTGTGCCTGGCGCCGTTGCGGATGGGGTCGGGGACGAAGACGCGCGTGCTGGAGGCGGCGGCGTATGGGACGTGCGTGGTGACGACGCCGCTGGGTGCGGAGGGGCTGGATTTTGATGCGGACGAGTTGATTGTGGAGGTTACGGCGGAGGGTATTGCGGGGGCGGTTCGGGGATTGCTTGCGGATCCGGATGCGCGGCGTGCGCGTGGGGAACGGCTTCGGGCGAAGTGTGTTGCGCGGTATTCGCGGGACGCGGTGGGGCGGCAGCTTCTGGAGGCGATTGCGGGGGCGTAG
- a CDS encoding glycosyltransferase family 8 protein, whose translation MPEASNAVAVHLVAASDDNYAMPLAAMVRSVLDNLAPGYHLHVHVVDGGITEENKARLRASWSDQPATVHWRDASGLLPDVMVSGYMSAAAYLRLLIPELLPAEIDRAIYLDSDLIVLGNIGELWDMPFDGSPLLAVQDCAAPTVSSPMGLLLHEELGHAPDEKYLNSGVMVMNLALWRERGIAAEVFRYLEKHREAVQCFDQDGINAVLAGQWKALDPRWNQMSQLFGYPSWRESPFDEETYRRTRNSPLIVHYSSRRKPWHPDYVNRNRKYYYRYLDHTAWRGWRPKWVPEATWRGKLVARVQGALRKLRKKR comes from the coding sequence ATGCCGGAGGCGTCTAATGCGGTTGCGGTGCACCTGGTGGCCGCGTCGGATGACAACTATGCGATGCCGCTTGCGGCGATGGTACGGTCGGTTCTGGATAATCTGGCTCCGGGCTACCACCTGCATGTTCACGTGGTGGACGGCGGCATCACGGAAGAGAACAAGGCGCGGTTGCGCGCGTCGTGGTCGGACCAGCCGGCGACGGTGCACTGGCGTGACGCGTCGGGGCTTCTTCCGGACGTGATGGTTTCGGGTTATATGTCGGCGGCGGCGTACCTGCGTTTGCTGATCCCGGAGTTGCTGCCGGCGGAGATTGACCGGGCGATCTATCTGGATTCGGATCTGATCGTGCTTGGGAATATTGGCGAATTGTGGGACATGCCGTTTGACGGGTCTCCGCTGCTCGCGGTGCAGGACTGCGCGGCTCCGACGGTCTCTTCGCCGATGGGGCTGCTGCTGCACGAGGAACTGGGCCACGCGCCGGACGAGAAGTATCTGAACTCGGGGGTGATGGTTATGAACCTTGCGCTGTGGCGGGAACGCGGGATTGCGGCGGAGGTGTTTCGCTATCTGGAGAAGCATCGCGAGGCGGTGCAGTGCTTCGATCAGGATGGGATCAACGCGGTGCTTGCGGGGCAGTGGAAGGCGCTGGACCCGCGTTGGAACCAGATGAGCCAGCTGTTCGGGTATCCGTCGTGGCGCGAGAGCCCCTTCGACGAGGAAACCTATCGCAGGACGCGCAATTCGCCGTTGATCGTGCATTATTCGTCGCGGCGGAAGCCGTGGCATCCGGATTATGTTAACCGGAACCGGAAGTATTACTACCGGTATCTGGATCACACGGCGTGGCGGGGCTGGCGCCCGAAGTGGGTTCCGGAGGCGACGTGGCGCGGGAAGCTTGTGGCGCGTGTTCAGGGCGCGCTGCGGAAATTGAGGAAGAAGCGCTAA
- a CDS encoding glycosyltransferase family 2 protein: MAESAEPVELSLTVIVATFNRSAVLRQTLEAMCGVDCSGLDVTYVVVDNNSSDDTAPVIDSFSERLPLTHLFQPVQGKSNALNLALETVPLGEVVVFTDDDVFPERDWLQAVAASLRSHPEYSVFGGRIVIRWPEGVLPPAWALENGFLLGAVWGEHDEGPETAPYPAHRHPSGGNWWFRRSVLDTGITFRADLGAGDLTMGEEGVFALALAERGFPSLYYPAACVGHLGLDCYFDLGVLKGRMIRLGRGFVHLRGLPDPAYYAAHPNRWRVRRLVSIVRFRLLSAFAWLVRDEVRRVRTYVDAWLWGAYHGESLQLSLRREKEGPDAGGV; this comes from the coding sequence ATGGCGGAGAGCGCCGAGCCAGTCGAGTTAAGTCTTACCGTCATCGTCGCGACGTTCAACCGTTCGGCGGTGCTCCGGCAGACGCTGGAGGCGATGTGCGGGGTGGATTGTTCGGGGCTGGATGTAACTTATGTGGTGGTGGATAACAACAGCTCGGATGACACGGCGCCGGTGATTGATTCTTTTTCGGAGCGGCTGCCGTTGACGCATCTGTTTCAGCCGGTGCAGGGGAAGAGCAATGCGCTGAACCTGGCGCTGGAGACGGTTCCGCTGGGGGAGGTGGTGGTGTTTACGGATGACGATGTGTTTCCGGAGCGGGACTGGTTGCAGGCGGTGGCGGCTTCGTTGCGTTCGCACCCGGAGTACAGCGTTTTTGGCGGGCGGATCGTGATCCGCTGGCCGGAGGGTGTTTTGCCGCCGGCGTGGGCGCTGGAGAATGGTTTTCTCCTGGGTGCGGTGTGGGGCGAACATGACGAGGGGCCGGAGACGGCTCCGTATCCGGCGCACCGGCATCCGAGCGGTGGGAACTGGTGGTTTCGGCGATCGGTGCTGGATACGGGGATCACGTTTCGGGCGGACCTGGGCGCGGGCGACCTTACGATGGGCGAGGAGGGGGTGTTTGCGCTGGCGCTTGCGGAGCGGGGCTTTCCTTCGCTCTATTATCCGGCGGCGTGTGTGGGGCATTTGGGGCTGGATTGCTATTTTGACCTTGGTGTGCTGAAGGGCCGGATGATCCGGCTGGGTCGTGGCTTTGTGCATTTGCGGGGGCTGCCGGACCCGGCGTATTACGCGGCGCATCCGAATCGCTGGCGCGTGCGGCGGCTGGTTTCGATTGTACGGTTCCGTTTGCTTTCGGCGTTTGCGTGGCTGGTTCGGGACGAGGTCCGGCGGGTCCGGACGTATGTGGATGCGTGGTTGTGGGGGGCGTACCACGGGGAATCACTCCAGCTTTCGTTGCGCCGGGAAAAGGAGGGTCCGGATGCCGGAGGCGTCTAA
- a CDS encoding polysaccharide pyruvyl transferase family protein, with product MTASNIWFIGNGGFYNRGCEAIFRTTADLISREFSGARFTAWSSDSEADARESKMGNVRWRADQENGWLWGARSPWRFVIPAVQRVPPGGLRTAVSRALGCPDCVLSLGGDNFSLDYGLPKKFVSQCEYFLRHGIPTAIWSASVGPFSGEPEYERSVAEFLKRVSLITARESGTVDYLDSIGVRENVVKVHDVAFALEPEPYASPESAFFEGDDIIGINVSGLILKWYANDARAFQREIAAFIEMLLGKGYRVALIPHVSKPGGPLALNDHAFLREIHGQISAGEDRVLLLPDGIPTRQLKWAISRCRIFFGARTHATIAAISTGVPTIAIAYSAKARGIWNDVFENTDYLLDTDKVAAHTLTEKFELVLSDEKAIRERLSSKQALMRQGAEKNALALRELLASH from the coding sequence ATGACAGCTTCTAACATTTGGTTTATAGGCAACGGCGGCTTCTACAACCGCGGTTGCGAGGCGATCTTCCGTACGACAGCCGATCTCATTTCGCGGGAGTTCAGCGGTGCGCGTTTCACGGCGTGGTCGAGCGACAGCGAAGCGGACGCCCGCGAGAGCAAGATGGGAAACGTTCGGTGGCGCGCGGACCAGGAGAACGGGTGGCTCTGGGGGGCGCGTTCACCGTGGCGTTTCGTTATTCCCGCCGTTCAGCGCGTCCCTCCGGGTGGCCTTCGCACAGCAGTTTCACGCGCGCTCGGTTGCCCGGATTGTGTGTTGTCGCTGGGCGGCGATAATTTCTCGCTGGACTATGGCCTCCCCAAGAAATTCGTTTCCCAGTGCGAGTATTTTCTGCGGCACGGCATTCCGACGGCCATCTGGAGTGCGAGTGTCGGCCCGTTCAGCGGGGAGCCCGAGTACGAGCGGTCGGTCGCGGAGTTCTTGAAGCGCGTGTCGCTTATTACGGCGCGGGAAAGCGGGACCGTGGACTATCTGGATTCGATCGGCGTTCGCGAGAACGTGGTGAAGGTGCATGACGTGGCCTTCGCGCTGGAACCAGAGCCGTATGCGAGCCCCGAGTCGGCGTTTTTCGAGGGCGACGATATCATCGGAATCAATGTCAGCGGGCTGATTCTCAAGTGGTACGCGAATGATGCCAGGGCTTTTCAGCGCGAGATCGCCGCGTTTATCGAGATGCTGCTCGGGAAGGGCTACCGGGTGGCGCTAATCCCACACGTGTCGAAGCCGGGGGGGCCGCTGGCGCTGAACGATCATGCGTTTCTACGGGAGATTCACGGCCAGATCTCGGCCGGCGAGGATCGCGTGTTGCTTCTGCCGGATGGGATCCCCACCCGGCAGCTGAAGTGGGCGATAAGCCGATGCCGGATCTTTTTCGGGGCGCGGACGCATGCGACAATTGCGGCGATATCGACCGGTGTACCCACGATCGCTATCGCGTACAGCGCGAAGGCGCGCGGCATCTGGAACGATGTTTTCGAGAACACAGACTACTTGCTGGACACGGACAAGGTCGCCGCCCATACGCTGACTGAGAAGTTTGAGTTGGTTCTTTCTGACGAGAAGGCGATCCGGGAGAGACTTTCCAGCAAGCAGGCTCTGATGCGGCAGGGCGCGGAAAAGAACGCGTTGGCGCTCCGCGAGCTTTTGGCAAGCCATTGA
- a CDS encoding nitroreductase family protein, producing MLHAFRCLPLAMRNGDLYRCYIYDFKRFSRFSAASSPDPTQESLRSLITIDYHRLEKGLSLRDCRVGFGRPAAEDLLRNTKTYLAEYGGDVITEIALNVLREYARFNGGHGVDVAWLTGELDQISAPTPAGSEPQGGTYVLGRDELLAKSKRDLSDFFASRHSIRDFSDEDVDPKLIEQAVGMALSTPSVCNRQAWRVHLFSDREEMTRALELQNGNVGFRHQINKLIIITCDLRCFVKNDERNQSWIDGGMFSMSLIYALHSLGLGTCCLNWAVPPWNDEMLRALGAIPENEVVMMFLAVGHLPEEFKVAQSRRRAIVDVLTAH from the coding sequence GAAACGGGGATCTTTACCGGTGCTACATTTACGATTTCAAACGGTTTTCCCGTTTCAGCGCCGCATCCAGCCCGGATCCCACGCAGGAAAGCCTCCGATCCCTGATCACGATCGACTATCACCGCCTCGAGAAGGGGCTTTCGCTTCGCGATTGCCGGGTGGGCTTTGGCCGTCCGGCCGCGGAGGATCTACTTCGCAACACCAAGACGTACCTGGCGGAGTACGGCGGTGACGTTATAACGGAAATCGCACTGAACGTTCTGCGGGAGTATGCGCGGTTCAATGGCGGTCACGGAGTCGACGTGGCGTGGCTGACGGGGGAACTGGACCAGATCTCGGCGCCCACGCCCGCCGGGTCCGAGCCCCAGGGAGGCACATATGTTCTCGGGCGGGATGAGTTGCTTGCCAAATCGAAGCGGGACCTGTCCGACTTTTTTGCTTCTCGCCACAGCATCCGTGATTTTTCGGACGAGGACGTTGACCCAAAGCTCATTGAGCAAGCGGTAGGCATGGCGCTGTCGACGCCATCGGTTTGCAACCGGCAGGCGTGGCGCGTGCACCTTTTTTCTGATCGGGAGGAGATGACGCGCGCTCTGGAGCTTCAGAACGGGAATGTGGGGTTCCGCCACCAGATCAACAAGCTGATCATAATTACCTGCGACCTTCGTTGCTTCGTGAAGAATGATGAGCGAAACCAGTCGTGGATTGACGGCGGCATGTTTTCGATGTCGCTCATATACGCGCTCCACTCGCTCGGACTTGGGACATGCTGCCTGAACTGGGCCGTGCCGCCATGGAACGACGAGATGCTCCGCGCGCTTGGCGCCATTCCCGAGAACGAAGTGGTGATGATGTTTCTCGCGGTTGGGCACCTCCCGGAGGAGTTCAAGGTCGCCCAATCGCGGCGTCGCGCGATCGTAGACGTGCTGACGGCGCACTGA